The region TACTATAAATCGAATTAATTAGTTATGACAGTTAGAATGTAATATATAATCCGACATACTATTAATTGAATTAGTTATTAGTTATGACAGTTAGAATGTAATACTCTcttcgttcctatttataagaaccaaatagaAAATGCCCTTGGGTAGTGTTTGACCCAGCTTATTTTCgacttaaaagtcacttttaagATAAAGTAGGGCCAaacaaatttcattaaaaagtCATTGACTTAAAAGGTACTTATTTTTACTGAAGAAAAATGCTAAAAGTAACTTTTTAGAAAAAGATATTCCGAGGAGCTTTGAAAAAAAGTAGCTTTTTTTAATTCTTGCGTGAGCCAAATCTCGTGAAATCCTTGGCCTCTCTATCgtgttttcttctcttcctcttgAAACCCTCGATGTATCCTCTGCGGCTGTGCAAGagcaaactctctttttctgtTATCTTCCTCTGCGAACTGTTGTCGTCTTCCTATGCGATAACAATGGACTCACTTCTCTGCGAAAAGAAACTTCTCTTCTTTCTACTTTTCTTTGCTTTATcgcgggagttgggtttggagccccaccccttaggctttgcaccccactaaaatagatacggaatttaaatttccgtatcaatacggaaaataaaattccgtatctattttagtatataatgagtggttgaaaatgtgacacgcatgcttaaatacagtacggaattttaagttccgtattcaatatggagaatacggaactttaaattccgtatttgataaagtggggtgcaaagccccataggtggggtgccaaacccaactcccggaTTCCTTTATCGCCATGGTAATTCATGATTGTGAGTTTTCCCCAGAAATAAGATATGCTTCATATTGGTTTTGGTGTTTAAATTCTCAAATTGGTTCATATCGTTCAGATTTATCATTTTCTTAAATTGGTTCGTATAGGTTTCTTAAATCAAAATCTGGTTCATATGGGTTTCTTAAATCAAAATCTGGTTCATATGGTTTTCTCAAATTGGTTCGCCGGAAGATTTCTGGTATTTGTCACCTGTGTGCTGGTTTTTGTGAGCCATGGTTCATATGGATTTTACACCTTGCGCAGGATTGCTCATGTTTGTAGTGGGTAACTGGTACCCAGTGCATTAGTAGGTTCATTTTaacttaaaaagtaaaaaaaaaaacaaagattgGCAAACAGCTTCTACTTTTTTTAAAAGCTCTTAATTTTTACTTTGActtaaaagtagcttttaagtACAAAATAAGTTGGGTCAAACGAAGCCtggtcttttttataagaatcaacTTGAAATTTGtggataattaattatttttggcaagaatgcccttatttaattaaatttctctctctttccacttGCTATAGTATTAAtgatgcataaaaattaaaaataatgggTGGAGGATAACTTTGGAAAGTTGatataaattgaaaacaaatttaatacAATTATCTTGATTAGCTAAATTTCTTAAAGAGTGTGAAGTGGTTGCTTGTTTCTTATATTaaggaacggatggagtataAAATTATGGGTAAATTGCACTCATCTTCTTTGAGGTTTATCATtgtatatttcttttattatttagcaaGACACTAACCACCCTTATTTTATTGCGAGCATTGCACTAACCTCCTTGAGGTTTATCATTATTGCACTAACATGTTCTAAGATTTATAATTATAACACTCGACCGTCTTTTATTATTCAAAATAGTATATGAAGGAAGAGAGGTGAATGCATTTTGCGAACTAGATAAGAAGTCTGTGCAATAATGTTAAACTTCAATGGAGGTGAGCGTAATTTTTCCTAAAATCATTTATGTGATCCTAACAGGTTAAGTTATTGAAATAATTAGGTGTTTAACATGATATCATAGATATTTAatataggctaaaaagcacttttgacccctgatgtttcaagtttgtgcaaattatgcccctactctatttttgtcgacgtttctacccctcatgttttcaaacagtgcaccttctacccctccgtcagttagacgttaaaaaactaacggaacgggttgatttgacttttttttttatattttttggacctgtcacgtggaaattacaagtgaaattggaaaatgggggcatgagagattcaaactcaagacctatAAGTAGCAAAatatgcatttaaccagttcagttacatacataattgatatatacatgaagcaaatttaatttatatcattttcttgatcatcatcaacttcatatactcctcttcatagTGACCTTTCCCCACTGCTCGAACCAACTCTAGACAATCAACTCCACAAACAACCTTCTTCCAATTGTGACGTCAGAGAAACTTCAAACCCAATAACAAAGCTTGTATTTCCGCATAAAAGGGATCCCCACCAGCAGCACCCGCATAAAAACCTCCAAGTCAGGCCCCTGTGGAATCACGAACAAGACCCCCCATTCCCATCTGATGTTGAACATGATTGAAACCCCCATCCACCATACACGAAACAAACCCACTTGGAGATGGCTTCCCGCTAGCCCGTGTCCGCAACTCATTGAGTTTACtacttaatttgttttttttttatatgcaaagaatatattgattaagcACAAGGAGTGCTAACCCATAtacatagaaagaaaagaaaaaagagagaagaaagaaggaagCTAGTCTAAAGTTCCCACAAAAATTGACTAGCCGAACCCCACCCTACAATGAAAACAAACTAAGTCTGGGTACTGTAAGTAATCAAATTAGCAAAGCTCCCCCCACAACATGACTATACTAGCCAATAATTGCTGCAACATTGAATATGGACCTGACATACTCCTAAACACACCCAGCTCACAACAGACATTGGAACTAAACTATCACAGCAACCTCTACGGCCCTGGCATGACAGCATCTCCCCAAGATATCTGTCCCCAAGACACTACAGGGAGTGAATACAAGCATTTAGACAATTTTTCTATTCAAATAACGAGAACCCCACCCCTTTCATCTTATGCCGGATCTAATTTCAAGAGCGAAACTGAATTATATCTAACAAATAATCCTTATCAAACACTGCATCTCTAAAAATTATATCATTCCTATGGATcctgtttatttttaattttaatcattGGTTTTCAAACACCTCACACGCTAAGGTGAACTAAAATCACATAAAAATTTTAGCATTAATCTCACAAGTCACAATTAATCTTCTTTTGGCATCACACGCTATGTCTATGTTCACTTAATTTGTGGCATACTGAATTCTCCACCCCAAAAAGCACGCAACTTTAACTTGTGTCTATTTCATGTCCTTGGAAGACCATTAAGTCAACATTATTTAATTTGATTGAATTTAAGAGCACCCCTCCGGTCTTCGTCTTCGTCCACTCCTTGTTTGTATATGCATATATGCATGGCTCCCTTCCTTCCACACGCTATATCAAAATTACGTTCTGGTTTCCTATGTTTTTCTCCAATCAAGGACAATATTGATAATGACAATTGAGAAtcaataatttttcattttttaaagtactatatatttaattatttgttatttAACACGAAAATTATTATCAAATATGGGTGAAATTCATTCTTTCACGACATGGATTTAAAAATAAGAAGATAGATGAGAACTTTTCAATTTTGGTAAACATTTCattttatttgataatttttactaaataaaataagaagtTTACATATAAACTAAAAAGATTTatcccgaatgatagctcaatttatgttttcaatgtaaaaaaaaaaatctttagtatttttttttaataaaagtcGGCACCTAATTGATGTGCTTGAAGAAGAAGGGTCGGGCTACCGAAGTTAatgcaaaaaataaaagaaaataattaaatgtatatttgaaaattcttatataattaattttaaatttaaaaaattcttaTACAATTAGTTTCTATATAGCCAAATTCATTATATGAAAAAAGAAGTTTGTTGAGTAGAGGTCTTAGACAGTGTCAAGTGGGCAATGGGTCTTGGTTCGCGGGAGAAGTTTGTTGGTACGGTTTAGGGGTATTATTGTAAACTGGATCATTAGTATCCCTATATATGTTTGTAACACTGAAACCCTAATTATTGTATTTAGAATGAATCAATAAACAGAACTATAGCTGCTCTATAGTCGCAGACGTAGGCAGTTTGGCCGAACAACGTGACCAAAGCTTTTGTATGTTTCTCTCTACTATGTTCTGTATTCGTGTTGTTGTTCTAACAAAGTTAATGAGTTTTGTCACAAAGGCATCTCAAAACATTATCGAGAATGTGATGTTTGAAAGGTGATATTTGATCTCAGGTTTAGTACAAGttttaaaaattcaattttcGGGTATAATGAATTCTTGGACATGCATGTAATTAAGTTACACATATTTTTTATAAACTTATTTTCATGTCAAAGAGTAGGAATCTTTCATTCTCATCTAACATTTCCTCCAcatcaataatttattaatttactaattaaaattaaaaagatttgcAACTAGTTAGTCCTATGTGACATAATGTGATTGGACATCGgtgtaaaacttctttacaATGACGATGGATATCCATTAATCTCATATATAAATATCAAACATGTTTTTCATTCTGCTCCGTAATGACCTTATAGTGAGATTCTTGATAAACATCATCCATGATTTCTTGCAATATCATTCCAAAACTTGTAACAAAACGCTTGTTCATTGATGTTTGttccaactttttttttttttgagcaaATTCCAACTTTCTTTATCATTTGATTGAATTTAGCGGCCTAACCATCGAGCTCAAGTTTGCGTCCACTCCTTGAAGGCATATGGATCATTCCCACATACTATAAATCGAATTAATTAGTTATGACAGTTAGAATGTAATATATAATCCGACATACTATTAATTGAATTAGTTATTAGTTATGACAGTTAGAAtgtaatactccctccgtttctatttataagaatcaaataGAAAATGCCCttggtcttttttataagaaccaaattgaaatttgtggagaattaattatttttggcaagaatgcccttatttaattgaatttctctctctttctctttgctaTAGTATTAAtgatgcataaaaattaaaaataatgggGGGAGGATAACTTTGGAAAGTTGatataaattgaaaacaaatttaatgcaattaTCTTGATTAGCTAAATTTTTTAAAGAGTGTGAAGGGGTTGCTTGGTTCTTAtattaaggaacggagggagtataaaatTATGGGTAAATTGCACTCATCTTCTTTGAGGTTTATCATTGtatctttcttttattatttagcaaGACATTAACCACCCTTATTTTATTGCGAACATTGCACTAACCTCCTTGAGGTTTATCATTATTGCACTAGCATGTTCTAAGATTTATAATTATAACACTCGACCGTCTTTTATTATTCAAAATAGGATATGAAGGAAGAGAGGTGAATGCATTTTGCGAACTAGATAAGAAGTCTGTGCAATAATGTTAAACTTCAACGGAGGTGAGCGTAATTTTTCCTAAAATCATTTATGTGATCCTAACAGGTTAAGTTATTGAAATAATTAGGTGTTTAACATGATATCATagatatttaatataatatCAGAGTTTTACTAAGGTTAGTTAGTTGtttaaaggctaaaaagcacttttggcccctgatgtttcaagtttgtgcaaattctgcccctactctatttttgtcgatgtttctacccttcatgttttcaaacagtgcatcgtctacccctcgtgttttcaaacagtgcatcgtctacccctccgtcaggggtagacgatgcactatttgaaaacatgaggggtagaaacatcgacaaaaatagataggggcagaatttgcacaaacttgaaacatcaggggccaaaaatgctttttagccttgttTAAATGTATGTTTTTGTCCGATTAAATGGTTAATGACTATATAATTAACATGAGTCaatggtttttttatttaacttaacaaaaaaaattaaactatactattaaagaaaataaagtaCCAATTTTAATTTGCGTCAACAATACGtcaatcttttaaaaaaaaaaaaaaaaatacgtcAACCTTAATTGAAAATCCAAAAGCTCGAGTTGATTACTGATTCCAGTTGGATGGTTCCACGAAATTCATCTACTAATCCTTACAAGTGAAAATGGTGTGAGTCTATATATATGTAAGGTTTGCGTGAGGGAATTATAGTGAAAGACACCATCAAAATACAATACAATTCTTCCTAATTAACATGGGAAGATACGTGAGTGGTGCTGCTGCATGTGTAGTCCTTCTCTTCCTGGCTGAAATTGCACAAGTGTGTTTCTTCTTGTGTGCAAATTCAAGCAGTGTCGTTGTCCCTCCTTGCATAGGACGAGAGAGGCAAGCTCTTCTTGAGTTCAAAGCTTCCTTTCAAAGTTATCCATCATTCAGCAGACTTTCCTCATGGAAAGAAACTACTAATTGTTGCGAATGGGAAGGCATAGGCTGTGACAATATCACCGGACATGTTGTCAAGCTTGATCTCAGGAATCCTTGCTTCCTGTCACCACCATATTGTTACTTTGAGTTGCAGGAAGAACATCGTGTATACGCTCCAAATGTGAATCCATCTTTACTGCAGTTGGAATACTTGGCTTATTTGGACTTGAGCGGAAATCATTTCAATTCAAGTCCAATACCAAGCTTCATTGGTTCTATGCAACGTTTGAGGTATCTTTCTCTCAGGTACTCTTCTTTTGGTGGGAGGATTCCGAATAGCCTTAGAAATCTCAAGAACCTGCACCTACTTGATCTCAGTGAAAATCATTTTGACGCCAGTAACATCACTTGGCTTTCTCAACTTCACTCACTCAAACACCTTGACTTGAGTTATATTGACTTGGGGAACACACGTGATTTGTTCCAGGTACTCAACATGCTTCCTTCCTTGTTAAATCTTAGCTTGTCGGGCTGTGGACTTGAAGACTCCCTCATTCCTCTCGGTGCTAATTTCCAAAACTTGACATCTCTTGTCCATCTTTATCTTTCAGATAATGAGCTTCATGGTCCACTCCTTGATGCTTTCAGAACTTGTCTTCCATTGAATACCTCTATCTTTCATACAATGGGATCCACGGTCCAATTCCTGATGGTGTGTTTCAGAGCATGCCATCACTCGAGTATCTTGGTCTTGCGGGTAATGAGCTAAGTGGTCCAATTCCGTCCTGGTTTCGTAACTTTGAGAAGCTTACATTTCTTGATCTTTCATACAATGGGCTTCATGGTCCAATTCCTGATGGTGTGTTTCAGAGCATGCCATCACTCGAGTATCTTGATCTTGCGGATAATGAGCTAAGTGGTCCAATTCCTGATGGTGCACTACAAAACATGTCATCACTTgtatctcttcatctttcaaggAATAGGCTCAGCGGTCCGATTCCTGAGGCTTTTCGAACCATGACTTCCATTAAATCCCTTTACCTTAATGACAACAATATCACTTCAATTCCATCATGGTTTGTTGAGTTAAAGACACTTCTCTACCTTGGCCTTTCATCAAATGAATTTACTACAACCAAATGTTCGCTTTCATCAATTCTCAGTAACATGTGTCATCTAAAGGGGTTATATTTCTCAGGGAACAAGTTCCGAGAAGAATCAATTGCAAAGTACCAATTATCTGGATGCAACAAATATGATCTAGAGGTATTGCATTTGTCTAATAATGAGATCAGTGGTCGCTTGCCAACTTGGTTGGGGCAACTTGTGAATTTAGAATATCTTGATCTCAGTTCAAATTTTTTCTCTGGACCCATTCCCTTATCTCTAGGAAAACTATCAAAGTTGAGATACCTAGACATGTCAAAAAATAAGTTGGATGGGGGAGTCCTTCCTGATAATATTGGACAACTTGTCAATTTAACAAACTTGGATATTTCTTCCAATAATTTTGTTGGTGTTATCCTCAAACTCTGGGAAAACTTGTAAACCTACAAGGTCTTGACCTTTCAAACAATTCTTTTCATGGTCTCGTTCCTCAAAGTCTCAATCAACTTGTCTATTTAAATCTCGCCAACAACCAAATCAGCGGTTCACTTCCAAAAAATATTGGATATACAATGCCCTCTTTGTGGAACTTATTACTTGGAAATAACCACTTAAATGGTTCAATACCAATCTCTTTATGTGAAACTGTGTTTTACAACCTTGACCTTTCAAAGAACAACTTATCTGGTGAAATCCCAAATTGTGGGAAAAATCATCGACAAGCTTGGGAAGAAATAAATTTGTCATCAAACAAATTATCTGGGGTGATCCCAACCTCTCTATGCCAAACTAATCCAGCGAGACTTGTCCTTTCAAAGAACATTTATCTGGTGAAATTCCAAATTGTTGGAAGAACGATGAACAGTGGGTAGAAATAGATTTGTCATCAAACAAATTATCTGGTGGGTTTCCCAAGCTCATTTGGGAATCTTTCCCCATTGGAATGGTTGCATTTAGACAATAACATGCTCAAAGGTGAACTTCCAGTGTCTTTGAGAAATTGAAGAATTTGTTGATTTTGGATCTTGGTGAGAATCAATTTTCAGGGAGCATACCACCATGGACTACAACACATTTCCTCACTGCAGATTCTTAGACTGCGGCAAAACATGTTGAGTGGTAGCATTCCTTCACAATTATGCCAACTTACATCACTGCAAATTTTGGACCTTTCTCGTAACAAATTAGAAGGTTCAATTCCTCGGTGCATAGGAAATCTTCAAGGAATGACTAGTAAAAAATCATTAGACATTTTAGTGTGGTGGACTCGGCTGGTGCACCTGTTGAATGGTCCCCTGAAGCCGTAAAAGAAGTCATAAAAGGAGCTGAAACGCGAGTACATCAAAATCTTGAAGCTTTTAGTCAACATGGACTTGTCAGAAAACAATTTGGTTGGATCCATTCCTAATGGAATAACCAGGCTCACAGGATTGCATGGCTTGAATCTGTCAACAATCATTTGAAAGGAGAGATCCCTGAGATGATAGGGGAGATGAAATCAATTGAGTCTTTGGACCTATCTAATAACCATCTGTCAGGCACAATTCCAAATAGCATGTCTGCTTTGACTTCATTGAGCCATTTAAACTTATCACACAATAATCTTTCAGGACCAATTCCTAAAGGTAACCAACTTTTAACTCTGGATGACCCATCTATTTATGCTGAAAACCCTATCTTTGCGGATCTCCACTCCCAAAATGTCCTGGTGATATTCACATCAAGCTCCTAATAGCAAAAATGACGAAGATGAAGATGACAAGAAAGATAAGGTGGAAAAATTATGGTTCTACTTTGTCATAGCAGTTGGCTTTGCAACTGGTTTTTGGGGAGTTATTGGCACATTATTGTTCAAGAAGAATTGGAGCATGCTTACTTCAGATGGGTGGAAGAGTAGCTGACAAGATTTATGTGGCAGTTGTGATCAAAGTTGCAAAGCCAATGATGAGAAACCACACTCACGGGTAACGTTATGTTTCTTCTATATATTTCTATTTCATTTTCTAAAACTGATTGTGAATACATAGATTCTTTTATTGAATGGTTCTGGTGTCCTCACATGCTCATT is a window of Lotus japonicus ecotype B-129 chromosome 5, LjGifu_v1.2 DNA encoding:
- the LOC130721235 gene encoding LOW QUALITY PROTEIN: probable leucine-rich repeat receptor-like protein kinase At1g35710 (The sequence of the model RefSeq protein was modified relative to this genomic sequence to represent the inferred CDS: inserted 11 bases in 10 codons; deleted 1 base in 1 codon), with amino-acid sequence MGRYVSGAAACVVLLFLAEIAQVCFFLCANSSSVVVPPCIGRERQALLEFKASFQSYPSFSRLSSWKETTNCCEWEGIGCDNITGHVVKLDLRNPCFLSPPYCYFELQEEHRVYAPNVNPSLLQLEYLAYLDLSGNHFNSSPIPSFIGSMQRLRYLSLRYSSFGGRIPNSLRNLKNLHLLDLSENHFDASNITWLSQLHSLKHLDLSYIDLGNTRDLFQVLNMLPSLLNLSLSGCGLEDSLIPLGANFQNLTSLVHLYLSDNELHGPLLDAFXNLSSIEYLYLSYNGIHGPIPDGVFQSMPSLEYLGLAGNELSGPIPSWFRNFEKLTFLDLSYNGLHGPIPDGVFQSMPSLEYLDLADNELSGPIPDGALQNMSSLVSLHLSRNRLSGPIPEAFRTMTSIKSLYLNDNNITSIPSWFVELKTLLYLGLSSNEFTTTKCSLSSILSNMCHLKGLYFSGNKFREESIAKYQLSGCNKYDLEVLHLSNNEISGRLPTWLGQLVNLEYLDLSSNFFSGPIPLSLGKLSKLRYLDMSKNKLDGGVLPDNIGQLVNLTNLDISSNNFVGXYPQTLGKLVNLQGLDLSNNSFHGLVPQSLNQLVYLNLANNQISGSLPKNIGYTMPSLWNLLLGNNHLNGSIPISLCETVFYNLDLSKNNLSGEIPNCGKNHRQAWEEINLSSNKLSGICHQTNYLVGFPSSFGNLSPLEWLHLDNNMLKGELPVSLRNXKNLLILDLGENQFSGSIPPWTTTHFXSLQILRLRQNMLSGSIPSQLCQLTSLQILDLSRNKLEGSIPRCIGNLQGMTSKKSXRHFSVVDSAGAPVEWSPEAVKEVIKGAETEYIKILKLLVNMDLSENNLVGSIPNGITRLTGLHGLNLSXNHLKGEIPEMIGEMKSIESLDLSNNHLSGTIPNSMSALTSLSHLNLSHNNLSGPIPKGNQLLTLDDPSIYAXKPYLCGSPLPKCPGXYSHQAPNSKNDEDEDDKKDKVEKLWFYFVIAVGFATGFWGVIGTLLFKKNWXHAYFRWVEXVADKIYVAVVIKVAKPMMRNHTHG